From Miscanthus floridulus cultivar M001 chromosome 15, ASM1932011v1, whole genome shotgun sequence, the proteins below share one genomic window:
- the LOC136507217 gene encoding pre-mRNA-splicing factor cwc22-like, whose protein sequence is MERRGNASRKRPSTAELEQIARPSSKRRGGIYVPPYRAIAEDDDAGEFGSAEYQRCSWNALRKSITGLVNKATAANVRQVAPELLAENLVRGRGLLCRALLRSQTACPDFTDVFAALAAVVNARLPCVGRLLLVRLVLRVRRAHASGNRHQLAAAAAFVAHLVNQGVAHDLLALELHALLLDWPTDGSVEVAVGFARECGAALGESCPRGLDAVFDNLRGILHDGDIDKRIQFMIEDLFAIRKARFRGHPPVRAELDLIEADDQVTHQVELSSSLDHGDELDPEVHLDVFEPSPSFAQDEAAYEDLKRTLLGSAGDESLDQDQCSDDDESSADESETELTIRDDTDTDTDLINLRRTIYLTLMSSVGSEEAGHKLLSVVRPGQELELCTMLVECCRKEKAYTSYYARLAQRLCATGRAYQAGFEACFAGQYSAAHRMATDELRATARLYAHLLAPDALPWHAILGRVRVTEDDTTSSSRIFIKMLFQDLAEQLGIRALSNKMKDEDTAVRDALFPRDCAKNTRFAINFFTAIGLGGVTETARKLIV, encoded by the coding sequence ATGGAGCGCAGAGGCAACGCGAGCCGCAAGCGTCCAAGCACGGCCGAGTTGGAACAGATCGCGCGCCCGTCAAGCAAACGCCGCGGCGGCATCTACGTCCCTCCGTACCGGGCCATCGCTGAAGACGACGACGCCGGCGAGTTTGGCAGCGCCGAATACCAGCGCTGCAGCTGGAATGCGCTGAGGAAGAGCATTACCGGCCTCGTCAACAAGGCCACCGCTGCCAACGTCCGGCAAGTGGCCCCGGAGCTGCTTGCCGAGAACCTGGTGCGCGGGCGCGGCCTCCTCTGCCGCGCCCTCCTCAGGTCCCAGACGGCCTGCCCGGACTTCACGGACGTCTTCGCCGCGCTCGCAGCGGTCGTGAACGCCAGGCTCCCCTGCGTCGGCCGGCTCCTCCTCGTCCGCCTCGTGCTCCGCGTCAGGCGCGCCCACGCCAGCGGCAACAGGCACCAgctggcggccgcggccgcgttcGTGGCGCACCTGGTGAACCAGGGCGTGGCGCACGACCTGCTGGCGCTCGAGCTCCACGCGCTCCTTCTCGACTGGCCGACGGACGGCTCCGTGGAGGTCGCCGTGGGCTTCGCCAGGGAGTGCGGCGCCGCGCTCGGCGAGTCGTGCCCGCGAGGGCTCGACGCCGTGTTCGACAACCTGCGCGGCATCCTACACGACGGCGACATCGACAAACGCATCCAGTTCATGATCGAGGATCTCTTTGCCATCCGGAAAGCGCGGTTCCGGGGTCACCCTCCCGTCCGGGCAGAGCTGGATCTCATCGAGGCAGACGACCAGGTGACTCATCAGGTGGAGCTCTCCTCCTCCCTCGACCACGGTGATGAGCTCGATCCGGAGGTCCATCTTGACGTGTTTGAGCCCAGCCCATCCTTCGCGCAAGACGAGGCAGCGTACGAGGACCTCAAGAGAACCTTACTCGGATCAGCCGGAGACGAAAGTCTGGATCAGGATCAATGCAGCGACGACGACGAATCATCAGCTGACGAGTCCGAAACCGAGCTGACCATCCGCGATGACACCGACACCGACACCGATCTAATCAACCTCCGGCGGACCATATACCTCACTCTCATGTCGAGCGTCGGGTCCGAGGAAGCCGGGCACAAGCTCCTGTCCGTCGTGCGACCCGGCCAGGAGCTGGAGCTCTGCACCATGCTCGTCGAGTGCTGCAGGAAGGAGAAGGCGTACACGAGCTACTACGCCCGCCTCGCCCAGCGGCTGTGCGCCACCGGCCGCGCGTACCAGGCCGGCTTCGAGGCCTGCTTCGCCGGGCAATACTCGGCAGCGCACCGCATGGCGACCGACGAGCTGCGCGCCACCGCCAGGCTCTACGCGCACCTGCTGGCGCCCGACGCGCTCCCGTGGCATGCCATCCTTGGGCGCGTCAGGGTCACGGAGGACGACACCACGTCGTCGTCACGCATCTTCATCAAGATGCTGTTCCAGGACCTCGCGGAGCAGCTCGGGATACGGGCGCTTAGCAACAAGATGAAGGACGAGGACACCGCGGTGCGAGACGCCCTCTTCCCCAGAGACTGCGCCAAGAACACGCGCTTTGCCATTAATTTCTTCACCGCAATCGGCCTGGGAGGGGTCACCGAAACCGCCAGGAAGCTCATTGTGTAG